A genomic stretch from Camarhynchus parvulus chromosome 11, STF_HiC, whole genome shotgun sequence includes:
- the SNX20 gene encoding sorting nexin-20 codes for MDQDSHCTAERELLEAVSRITTSSTTSPSDEEENEPKAEISCQVRRENPEKDDTQDCSATLSPNSSMTTKELQEYWRNEKRQCKQIKLLFEIPSTRIVEHHLSKYVMYKIIILQTGSFDSNKSVIERRYSDFEKLHRNLLEEFSEELEDVTFPKKTLTGNFTEEIINERKLAFKDYLRLLYSMKYIRRSKKFIDFLTRPELQEAYGCLRGGQYTKALEILLEVIGLQERLTRGNPVAIVPTLCAIVVCHKDLENPASAFEYGEKALSRLCVHTSHRYYMPLLETMITLAYELGKDFLSLQEKLEEWKTKKDPIRVFTLKELAVREYVR; via the exons ATGGACCAAGATTCACACTGCACAGCAGAAAGGGAACTGTTGGAAGCTGTAAGCAGAATTACTACATCTTCTACCACAAGTCCAtctgatgaagaagaaaatgaaccCAAAGCTGAAATTTCATGTCAAGTGAGAagagaaaacccagaaaaagaTGACACGCAAG aTTGCAGTGCAACCCTAAGTCCCAACTCTTCGATGACCACTAAGGAGCTTCAGGAATACTGGAGGAATGAAAAACGCCAGTGCAAACAAATCAAACTCCTTTTTGAAATCCCATCAACCAGAATTGTAGAGCACCACTTATCTAAATATGTG ATGTATAAAATCATCATTTTGCAAACAGGGAGTTTTGACAGCAACAAGTCTGTAATTGAACGGCGTTATTCAGATTTTGAGAAACTGCACAGAAATCTGCTGGAAGAATTTAGCGAAGAACTGGAAGATGTAACCTTTCCCAAAAAAACTCTAACAGGAAActtcacagaagaaataatcaatgaaagaaaattagcCTTCAAGGACTACCTGAGACTCCTATACTCTATGAAATACATCAGAAGATCAAAAAAATTCATTGACTTTTTAACAAGGCCGGAGCTTCAGGAAGCATATGGTTGCCTGCGGGGTGGCCAGTACACCAAAGCTTTGGAAATCCTTTTAGAAGTCATTGGGCTGCAGGAAAGGCTGACAAGAGGGAACCCTGTTGCAATTGTCCCTACTCTCTGTGCCATCGTGGTGTGCCACAAGGACCTGGAAAACCCAGCAAGTGCCTTTGAATATGGAGAAAAAGCTCTGTCTCGCCTTTGTGTGCACACCAGCCACAGGTATTACATGCCGCTGTTAGAAACAATGATCACTCTGGCATATGAACTTGGCAAGgattttctgtctttgcaaGAAAAACTGGAAGAATGGAAGACAAAGAAAGATCCCATACGGGTTTTTACCCTGAAAGAACTTGCAGTTCGGGAGTACGTACGAtga